The Pseudomonadota bacterium genome has a segment encoding these proteins:
- a CDS encoding LacI family DNA-binding transcriptional regulator, producing MATNADIAKAAGVSPAIVSRIVNGDKTLRVSAETRARVLRHIQEMDYSPNVAARSLKASSTGVIALIVHDLTSSVYAEIIAGAHEAALAYGKAVLVGEANESASGQSHLEDLVAGRGVDGIILQGAGTRFDRTLERAARHGVPTVLLQAGDPLTNRVVRLDDEAAGRVATEHLLSLGHTHIGYIGVADELLFSGDRKHGWQRALADAGIEPQDGWSTDGGNKFAPGADAIRELLRRDPQLTGVVVANVASAIGVSAALQDLGKRIPDDFSMIAVHDIPLADYLRPALTVIRMPLRQLGSVAIEEVTGGGTTPGVVCVDGAGPELIERASTAPVRRYDAL from the coding sequence ATGGCGACCAACGCCGACATTGCCAAAGCCGCTGGGGTCTCACCGGCTATCGTTTCGCGGATCGTTAACGGCGATAAAACCTTGCGGGTAAGCGCGGAAACCCGAGCCCGCGTGCTGCGGCACATCCAGGAAATGGATTATTCGCCGAACGTCGCCGCGCGTTCGTTGAAAGCGTCCAGTACCGGCGTGATTGCGCTCATCGTGCACGACCTGACCAGCTCGGTTTACGCAGAAATCATCGCGGGTGCGCATGAAGCAGCGCTCGCGTACGGCAAAGCTGTTCTCGTCGGAGAAGCCAATGAGAGCGCAAGCGGACAATCCCACCTAGAGGATCTTGTGGCCGGTCGCGGCGTGGATGGGATCATCCTACAGGGCGCGGGTACCAGGTTCGACCGTACCCTCGAACGCGCCGCCCGCCACGGCGTACCCACAGTACTTTTGCAAGCGGGCGATCCACTGACCAATCGGGTCGTTCGCCTTGATGACGAGGCCGCCGGTCGCGTCGCAACCGAGCATTTGCTTTCGCTTGGTCATACGCACATCGGTTACATCGGCGTCGCGGATGAATTGCTTTTCTCCGGTGACCGCAAACATGGCTGGCAGCGCGCGCTCGCAGATGCAGGTATCGAGCCGCAGGATGGTTGGTCCACTGATGGCGGCAATAAGTTTGCGCCGGGCGCTGATGCCATCCGCGAACTTCTGCGGCGCGATCCGCAACTTACCGGTGTGGTTGTCGCGAATGTGGCTTCGGCCATTGGCGTTTCTGCAGCACTCCAGGATCTGGGCAAGCGCATACCTGACGATTTCTCGATGATCGCCGTTCACGACATCCCGCTCGCTGACTATCTGCGTCCTGCTCTGACCGTGATCCGCATGCCGCTTCGCCAGTTGGGATCCGTCGCAATCGAGGAGGTGACAGGTGGGGGTACAACGCCAGGTGTTGTTTGCGTGGATGGCGCCGGTCCGGAGTTGATCGAGCGCGCAAGTACTGCACCGGTGCGGCGCTACGACGCTTTGTGA